CGATGCGGCTACCGCTATCGGTGCAGATGCTCGCCTCGTACGTGCTGGCGCGCTATACCACGATATAGGCAAGATGCGCAATGCAGCATACTTTACGGAGAATCAGGGCGCGATCAATCCGCACAACCAGCTCTCTCCCACAGAGAGTGCGGAGGTCATCATCAAGCATGTGACCGATGGACTGGCTATGGCGCAAAAGCACAATCTCCCGCAGGCGATACAAGACTTTATCCGTATGCACCATGGACGAGGCATAACGAAGTACTTCTACAACCAGTATTGCAACGAGCATCCCGACGAAACGGTCGATGTGGATAAGTTTACCTATCCAGGACCCAATCCGAATACTAAGGAAACGGGTATCCTGATGATGGCGGACGCTATCGAGGCGAGCAGTCGCAGCCTCAAGGATCTCAGCAAGGAGACCCTCATAGCACATGTCAATAAGATCATTGACTCAATCGTCGCTGATGGACTGCTCAACGATACACCGCTGACCTTTAGGGATATCCAAACGATCAAGGATGTCTTTGCTGAGAAGCTCGCCACCATCTACCACTCACGTATTGCTTACCCAGAGCTCAAGCGATGACCCTCTACCTAGTAGGCTATATGAGTGCTGGCAAAAGCACCGTGGGGCGAGCTCTGGCGGAGTTGCTCGGCTATGAATTCGTAGATACGGACATCTACATCGAGAGTCGCTTCCGTCAGCGGGTGTCTGACCTCTTCCGGCTACATGGCGAGGAGTACTTTCGCCAGAAGGAGCGGATGATCCTAGAGGAGATCGCCGGACTCCCCGATGCGGTCATCGCCACGGGCGGGGGGCTGCCCATCTACCATGACAATATGGACCTCCTCCTAGAGAGTGGCACCGTGCTGTACCTACGTTATAGCAGTGAGGAGCTAGCTCAGCGCTTGGAGCTGACGAAGCGTACCCGCCCCTCCGTGGCGCACCTCACGGGAGA
The sequence above is a segment of the Porphyromonas vaginalis genome. Coding sequences within it:
- a CDS encoding shikimate kinase, with protein sequence MTLYLVGYMSAGKSTVGRALAELLGYEFVDTDIYIESRFRQRVSDLFRLHGEEYFRQKERMILEEIAGLPDAVIATGGGLPIYHDNMDLLLESGTVLYLRYSSEELAQRLELTKRTRPSVAHLTGEALRQHVEEAMRLREPIYSRAHQIIDMEALATRGISSEAKIAHWIAQQLPPAE